The Enterobacter asburiae genomic sequence AGAGAGGTCTTCGGTATTGCGGAAGTTGCTGGCAATCAGCGGCAGGTCGCGGATGACCAGGCCTTGCGCATGTACCTGAGAAGATTCTTCGTCAGCCGCATTGGTGCCGACATTGCCGATATGAGGATAAGTAAGAGTAACGATTTGGCGAGAATAGGAAGGATCAGTGAGGATTTCTTGATAACCGGTCATTGAAGTATTGAAAACGACTTCCCCAACCGCCGAACCCGTTGCCCCTATGGCCCGACCGATAAACTGGGTTCCGTCTTCCAGAACCAATAGCGCTGACTTAATCAAAACACCCTCCAGAGAATATTCACTCACTTTATTTGCATATTAATTCATAGCATGTCATGGATCAATGCAAATGTGTTGCCAGCGGATTTTTGGCAAACGGCGGCATTCTGGGGATTTGGTGGGTAAAAGTCAACTTAAAACGGATATTTTGTTTACTCTTTTGCAAGTCTGACGAGTGGAATGCGGCTTAAGCGACAAAAAGATCAGGTAAATCACTGCGGAAAACGCTTGCGCGCCTGGTTTAATGAAAAGTGAGCTAGCGCAGCACCATAAAGTAGACCAAATGGTCAAAATTTACATTTCAGTAACGTTAAAACGCTATAAGAGATAGATATTTAGAGCGTTAGGAAAAAATACACCATGAAACAGATAAAATAAAAGGGCAATAAAATATTGCCCTATGCAATCAAACAATTACGACTGCAATAACCACATCACGATGGGTAATAATGCTTACAAATTGTTGAGATCGAGCACGTCTCGCATATCAAAAAGGCCATCTTTCTTGTTTTTAAGCCACAAAGCGGAACGTACCGCACCGTTGGCGAACGTCATTCGGCTGGAGGCTTTATGCGTAATTTCGACGCGCTCACCAATATCGGCGAACATCGCCGTGTGTTCGCCGACGATGTCACCTGCTCGCACGGTTGCAAAACCAATGGTGCCCGGCACGCGTTCGCCGGTGTAACCTTCGCGGGTGTAAACCGCGCAGTCTTTTAAATCTTTATCAAGTGCATGAGCAATCGCTTCGCCCATCGCCAGCGCCGTACCTGATGGCGCATCAACTTTGTAACGGTGGTGAGCTTCTACGATCTCAATATCGGTATAGTTGCCCATCACCTTCGCGGCCTTCTCCAGCAGCTTCAGCATGACGTTAACGCCCACGCTGAAGTTTGCGGCGAAGACAATCGCAATCTCTTTTGATGCATCCTGGATAGCCTGCTTACCCGCATCGTCAAAACCGGTGGTGCCGATCACCATCCCCTTGCCGTGCTGGCGACAAAACGCCAGATGCGCGAGCGTCCCTTCCGGGCGGGTAAAATCGATGAATACATCGAAGTCCTCTTTTACCGCCTCCAGGCTGCTTTGTACGGTAACGCCCGTGTGGCCTGCGCCCGCCAGCTCACCGGCATCGGTCCCCAGAAGTGAAGAACCTTCACGCTCCAGAGCCGCGCCAAGCGCGACGCCATCCATCTGAAGTGCCGCCTGAATAAGCTGACGGCCCATACGTCCACCCGCGCCCGCAATGGCGACACGGATCTGTGCATCATGCATAGTTATTCTCTTACGTTAAAATGATGTAAACCGTTTTCAGATTAACCAGCCTTGAGAAGCACTGCCAACTGAAAACACCGATAATTAGAATTTAACGTGAAACCGACTTAAATATCAGTAAAAGACATGATTTTGTCGTCACGATAAAGTAACGGGTAAAAAAAAGGCCAGCACAGGAGGTGCTGGCCTTTCATC encodes the following:
- the dapB gene encoding 4-hydroxy-tetrahydrodipicolinate reductase, translating into MHDAQIRVAIAGAGGRMGRQLIQAALQMDGVALGAALEREGSSLLGTDAGELAGAGHTGVTVQSSLEAVKEDFDVFIDFTRPEGTLAHLAFCRQHGKGMVIGTTGFDDAGKQAIQDASKEIAIVFAANFSVGVNVMLKLLEKAAKVMGNYTDIEIVEAHHRYKVDAPSGTALAMGEAIAHALDKDLKDCAVYTREGYTGERVPGTIGFATVRAGDIVGEHTAMFADIGERVEITHKASSRMTFANGAVRSALWLKNKKDGLFDMRDVLDLNNL